In Citrus sinensis cultivar Valencia sweet orange chromosome 2, DVS_A1.0, whole genome shotgun sequence, a single genomic region encodes these proteins:
- the LOC102608393 gene encoding GDSL esterase/lipase At5g14450-like produces MKISSTSFNHFGLCVMQLNSPGAKLRHGANFATGGQPLEGQTSPSLILEAVLSLLMCRLRFHQFKARSKRLYDAAKINSDRDKLPIREDFAEALCPFDIGQVDLAVGFITMSFYQLLAKLPDIIS; encoded by the exons ATGAAAATCTCATCTACAAGTTTCAATCATTTTGGACTCTGTGTTATGCAGCTGAATTCACCAGGAGCAAAACTTCGACATGGCGCTAATTTTGCCACAGGAGGTCAGCCATTAGAAGGCCAAACGAGTCCTTCGTTGATCTTGGAGGCAGTCCTTTCTCTCTTGATGTGCAGATTGAGATTTCATCAATTCAAAGCACGCAGCAAACGTCTTTATGATGCAG CTAAGATTAACTCAGATAGAGACAAGCTGCCAATACGGGAAGACTTTGCGGAGGCTCTTTGCCCATTTGATATTGGACAAGTTGATCTTGCTGTAGGATTTATAACGATGAGTTTTTATCAACTTCTTGCAAAATTACCAGACATCATTAGCTGA
- the LOC102610657 gene encoding GDSL esterase/lipase At5g14450-like, with translation MLFWRALVAGFLLFTWGGLGVSGVTNKLPPCEFPAIYNFGDSNSDTGGISAAFEPIRAPHGEGFFHKPAGRDSDGRLIIDFIAESVKLPYLSAYLNSLGTNFRHGANFATGGSTIGKPNETIYEYGISPFFLGMQITQFNQFKARTKELYDEAKIASDRDKLPRQEDFAKALYTFDIGQNDLSVGFRKMSFDQLRAAIPDIVNQLASAVQNIYQQGGRAFWIHNTGPIGCLPTNFFYNHNPPPGFLDEHGCVKDQNNMAVEFNRQLKERVIKLRTELPEAAITYVDVYGTKYELISNAKTLGYADPFKVCCGYHENYDHVWCGNKATINNTEVYGASCKDPSKSISWDGVHYTQAANQWVANHTLYGSLTDPPIPITQACHRQ, from the exons ATGTTgttttggagagctttggTTGCTGGGTTTTTACTATTCACATGGGGCGGCTTGGGTGTGAGTGGTGTCACTAATAAATTGCCACCGTGTGAGTTCCCTGCAATTTACAATTTTGGGGACTCAAATTCGGATACTGGTGGCATTTCAGCTGCATTTGAGCCAATTCGAGCTCCACATGGAGAGGGGTTCTTTCACAAGCCAGCTGGTAGAGATTCTGATGGTCGTCTCATCATAGACTTCATTG CTGAGAGTGTGAAGTTGCCATACTTGAGTGCATATTTGAATTCACTGGGAACAAATTTTCGGCATGGTGCTAATTTTGCCACTGGAGGATCAACCATTGGAAAGCCTAATGAGACTATATACGAGTATGGAATTAGTCCTTTCTTTCTTGGTATGCAGATTACGCAATTTAACCAATTCAAAGCACGAACGAAAGAGCTTTACGATGAAG CCAAGATTGCCTCGGATAGAGACAAGCTGCCGAGACAGGAGGACTTTGCCAAGGCTCTGTACACGTTTGATATTGGACAAAATGATCTTTCTGTTGGATTTAGAAAGATGAGTTTTGATCAACTTCGTGCAGCAATACCTGACATTGTTAATCAGTTAGCTTCAGCTGTTCAA aatataTATCAACAAGGAGGCAGGGCATTTTGGATACACAATACAGGGCCTATTGGTTGCTTGCCAACCAATTTTTTCTACAATCATAACCCACCACCAGGCTTTCTTGATGAGCATGGCTGCGTCAAGGATCAAAATAACATGGCTGTGGAGTTCAACAGGCAGCTTAAAGAAAGAGTTATCAAATTAAGGACAGAGCTCCCGGAGGCTGCAATTACGTATGTGGATGTTTATGGCACAAAGTATGAATTGATCAGCAATGCAAAAACTTTAG GTTATGCTGATCCATTTAAGGTCTGCTGTGGGTATCATGAGAACTATGACCATGTGTGGTGTGGAAACAAGGCAACCATCAACAACACTGAAGTATATGGGGCTTCTTGTAAAGACCCTTCAAAATCTATTAGCTGGGATGGTGTGCACTATACGCAGGCTGCGAATCAGTGGGTTGCTAATCATACTCTTTATGGTTCACTGACAGACCCGCCAATTCCAATCACCCAAGCATGTCATAGGCAGTGA